The window CTGGATTAGAGTGAAACACGATGCAAAAGCTTGTTTTGGCTTTCCAACTAACCTGCACAAAGAAGTAGAGCAGACCCAGAAAAGGAATGATGACAGCAACCAGCGGCGTGGCCACAAGGATGATAACACAAGAGCCCAACACATTGAACATAGAGCCCATGAACATCTTAATAATGCTGGGGATCAGTGAGTCAATGGTGTCCATCTCCTTGGCAAAGCGGTTGACCAGATTGCCGCTGGGTGTTCGCTCGAAGAAGGACATAGGGGAGCGCAGGACCTGATACAGCATGGACTGGTGGAGGTAGCGGGACGCCAGGATGCCCCCGATGGACACGGAGATGGAATAACAAAAGACAGCCACACCTGCAGGATAGACCATAACCTTCCATGAATGCAACCCCTACATTGAGACATAGCTAATGTCTAAAATGTATCCTCCTGTCCTCAGTTCTAGAAagtcttgttgtctgtgtcaTTCTACAGGCACAGACTTGTGTGTTCAGTAGAGATGTGAATAACAGAAcatttctttctccttctcacCCTGGGACAAGCCAAGACCGCCGTACACTCCAAGTCTCATCAGTCTGTTAGGCTGAGTGCCATTGACTACGGGGTCATCCGTCCACAGGCTCAGCCAGTAGTTTGAGAACATGGAGAGCAGATGATGAGCAAGGAACAGAAACAGGCTGATGAAGGACAGAAGCACACCAATGGCTTTCATGTAGGCCcagaacacagacagcttcacctgagaaggggggggggattgGAGACAAGTTATGATCAAGCTGTGGGGTTGAGACCCAGATAATATTCTGTTGAATGTTCAACTGTGATCCTAAGTATCTACAGCGCATACCCGTCCTGTGCTGGCCTTGTCAGCTTCAGTCAGCTTTCCCACCTCCGGGTTCTTGGCTTTCTTGCTCAGCTCCTTATTGTCTTTGACAGTAAGTGACACTTTGGATACACTGTGGCTACCCGGACTGCTGTTGAACATAAACCCAGACATTTGCTTTGACATTAAAAGTGTATATCTAATGATAAAGTGCCTCTTGCCAGTACAATGTGTCCAGATTCACTCACCCAGCAAGAGTAGTCACACTTCCATTTTCCATTGCTTTGGTCCCACTCTTTGGCATTGAATCTAAATGCAGTAAACACGCCAAAGATGTGTTTTAtgttatatgtatgtatacataTGTTTATGTATCTGTAAGTAAAGAGTAATGTTTCTCACCATTGTTGCCTgtttgttcagcagcatacGTTCGAACAAACTCAGCGAAGGCTCCTTCTGTGGCCATGAGTTGCTGGTAGGACCCCACCTCGGTTATCTCTCCCTCCAACATGACAAGGATCAGGTTTGCCTGTGGCAGGTAGCTCAAGCCGTGGGTGACCAGCACACGGGTCTGTGGCACATCCATTGGCATTAATAATTAACAGCAGCAACCAAGTAAAATTAAGTAACTGTACAATTAAAAGTGCTTTAGGTTTCAGTTCTAAAGATCATACACACCTTGTCCTTCAGCAGTCCCTGTGGGCCGATGACATGATCAAAAATATGTTTTCCTACATGAGCATCAACAGCGGAGAGTGGGTCATCGAGCAGGTAGATGGAACGGTCACAGTAAACTGCCCTGGCCAGGCTCACCCTCTGCTTCTGACCTCCAGACAGATTCACTCCCTAGACATATGACAGGCAGACACGAGAGGTGAAGACAGAGGTAGAAACAAGGTAATAGAGAAAAGAGAACGTTGATACCTTCTCTCCaatctctgtctcctctccggCAGGGAGGATCTCCAAGTCGGGCTGAAGAGCGCACGCCTCCACCACACGCTGATaccaggcctctctcctctcctgacCAAATATTATGTTGTCTTTCAGTGTGGAATTCTGGATCCAGGCCTGCTGGGGAACATAGGCCACAGAACCctgcagaaagacacacaaccaACTCATTCAGTCAGTTTATTCAGTCGGTAGACTAACAGACAGTCTGCCCCAAACAGGTCAAAGCAGCCTAGAAGAAACATGCTCTTTAGGTTGCTAAGCAGCAGTTACCTTAACAGCCACAGTTCCTTCGAGTTTGTCCATCTCTCCGAGGAGGGCCGAGAGCAGCGAAGACTTTCCTGAGCCCACATGTCCAACCACTGCCACCAGAGCGCCTTCTGGGATACATACATTGAGCCTAAACACACAGATAACTCTGCTCACTTCCAGTTCAAGAAATATACAATTCATAATCAAGAATTAATTCAATCATTTTTAATCAACAGGTAGGTAATACTCACCTCTTGAGTGTCGGTGATTCAGCTCTGGACCAGCTGAAAACTCCCTCCACTATAGAGATACTGTTGGGGGCTGTGGGGAAGTACAAaaaacatgagtgtgtgtgtgtgttcacctttATGTACACTGACAGAAAGAACAGGAGAGAGTACTCACACCCTGCTGGTGCTGTGTGATCCACACTGTCCTCCTGTAACTCCtcatgtgacaaaaacactTGCAACCGCTTCAAGGACACACTGGCCTGAAGAAAGGGAAGGAAGACCCACAAAGAGATGGACAGTTAAACCTGATTTGATCAAATTTGTTCTGAATACAATAGTATTGCTGTTAGAAGCAGCagtaaagtttgttttgtaattCTGCCTGGCATCCAGGGAAcctctgtgtgttattttactGTTTGTGCTCAGTGTGAGGCAAAGGTTTTTTACTGGTGTTCTCCCAAAGCGTATTTCTTattacatgaaaataaaatatgaaaggTGATGCTGTTAACAGTGCGAAAAAATGAGCATGGGAACAGAGGAACACCAACCTGCACCATGCTACTTATGACCATTGGTAGCATGTTGAGAGGAAAGCGCAGGATATTGAAGAGCGCCAATGAGACAAAGGCCTTTTGGGCATCGAGTACATTGTGTTCGTCGATCAGCACGTACACAGAGAAAGTGGACAGAGCCACCTGTACACAGGGACACAgcagggaggagaaagaggatgaGATCTTGATGTGATTATGAAACCTTTCATACTTTTATTTGGCAGACAGAAGCCATAATGTTCAAAGAGGTTCTTTGTTGGACTCACCAGGAAGGGTGCACAGACCCAGGTGAACGTGGACACTGCACCCAGATAGGCCGCTTTCTTCAGTACCTTAAGTTCACTCTCTCGGATTTCTGACACCTTGTCCTTGAATGCCAGCTCCCAGGCGTACAGCTTCAGGACTTTGATGCCGTTCAGCATTTCATTCATCAGCTTAATACGATTGTCTTTACTCTTCATCTGAGCCACCTGATCCAAACATCCACAAAATgattaaagaaacaaaagattAACAAGCCTAGACAAAGTTATTAAGTGTTCAGAGATGTCGATGTGTGACACCTGCCTGGTAGGTTTTGGTTTTCATAGCAATGACAGCATTCAGAGGAACCATCAAAATCATCACAGCAACTCCGGCCAGCACAGACGGGCCTAGGTTCTGatcagaaagaaaagaacagaagaatTCATCATTAACATTAATTATACATTAATCATTTCATAAATATCCTGATTTGTAGGGTTAAGTTGGAATAACACATCATTCATATCCACATTTAGTCTACACTTTTCTTTATACTACCTGCCAGAGGAAGTAGAGGGCCAGCACCACCTGCAGAGGAGCAGACCATATCATGTTGATGTACGTGATGAGGTCCATGAAGCGCTGAGCATCCACTGACATCAGGTTGACAATCTCTCCCACGGTCGAGCAGCGGCGTGCTGCACTGCTTATCACTAAAGCCTGAAAGGGCAAGGAGGGAAATGTCCCGATAAGGGTTAAATGCACACTTCAAGTTCTGAAATCCCTTCAGGTTTGTCTGTACCTTCCTGTAGACAGCTCCGATGATCGCAGTGCGCAGACGCATGCCTGAGACGAAGCACACATGAAAGTATCTCTGCAGAATGAGTGACTGCACGCAGGTGCATATGAAGAGCAGAGAAGTGTAGAAGTAGCCCTGCCAGGAGGGGGCGCTGGAGTCATTGACAAAATGAATAAGGAATCTGCATGGATTCAAGAGAAGAAAGGTACAATTATGGAGGTGTTTGCCCTGAGGCCAGGGGAACCCGATACCTGATCCAGAATCCAAACTTGAATGAAGCAGGGTATTCAAGGATTAAAGAAAAACTTACCTCAGGATCTCAGGCCCAACAAACATCAGGACGTCCTGAATGATCTTATAAAGGCAGGAGATGAAAAAATAGGGCCCAAAGGTCAGGCACAGGGCCCAGAACAGGGAGGactcttttgttttcttgggAGTTTTTACAATCAGGATTTCAGACTCTTCCACAGCTCGGTCCTCTTTGCCGTCATTGTGATGGGCCCGCTTAGGGGAGTATAAAGTCTTCTGCTCTGTCCTAGGAAAAAGGGATAAACAGAATGATTAAGTGAAGTAGTTCATATAACTGTGTTTACTTAGAGGAAAGTCAGAAATAATTTGTGTAATCTGGTCATAAAATGTGCAGTCTGAGATGAGGATTAACAGGATTTGAGTCTCTAAAGGATGCTTTAGTTTTCCTTTTTCTGACCTTTTGACTTTTTGGCACTCTGCATTCCAGCGACGCACCAACTGTGGAACGACTTTCTGAGAGCAATCTTCAGAGTTCAGGGACCACAGATCCTTCTCTTCCAAAGGACGCTTATAGCCAGTGACCATCATCCTGGCAGTGACAAGAGAAGAAAGGCGTTCACGTCCAGTGATCAAACACAAAGGATTTAGACGTGCATTCtgagacacaaagaaaagagggggggggggtgtctagAGTTTTCACAACGGTTCTCTACCTTTCTCTGTATCATGTTAGTGAAGTTTTCAAAGGTGCACCTGAGACCTGGTACGGCTGGTTGATCCAGCTTGGTCTGACGTTTGTCAACAGATCAGGTTGTGACTGTTTCTCTGCCCTGCAGGTGTGTCTGATGAAACCGTGAAACAGCAGTTTTGCTctagatgtgtgtttgttgttttttcatgtacagcaactttattttttttactaaacGTTGTACACTAATTAAGGGAACTAGGTGGAGGTAAGCACTTTTCTACCAGACTTTGAAAGAacgaaatgttttttttccaagctTGGTGGAAAACTGAAATGTCTTTGGTTTTGTTGAATTTGGCCTAATATATCTACACAAATTGGTGGTTGTCCGTTTACCTGGTGATCCACCAGAAAGTTATTCTGGAGAGGAAAGACGCTCCAGGCTCTGGACAGGGATTCTGGAGACACAAATATCTTAAGTAAGAATGACTGAAAACTACatagaaaaacaaagaacatttgttttttattaattaattgtaACAAACAGGGAGAAATGTAAGAAATAGCGTGGAGGCAAGCGATTTACAGTGTGATTTTCTCACCGGGTCTTTAACTGTCTCAGAGAAGAGGGGAGGCTGATCAGACAGGCAGGACAGGAACAAGGCAACCAGCAGCAGAGCATAGTAGATATAAAAGGTAGTGTacctccacacagacacattcgATGGCTAAAGTGAGACAACAAGAGACAGACgtttgtttatatgttttttttttataaatcatAACTTTGCTCATCCAAGAACCCACCTCGGCCAAGGCCTGGAGGATCTTTGTCCTGAAGGTGACTGTGGCACACAGCAGTGCAAGGAGCCAGTAGATCAGCATTACTCCAGACGACTGAACCCCTTTCATCCGCTCATACTGGATTACTAGGGTGGCCAGCAGCtgaagagcacacacacacatcgacaCATTTATACAACACTCCAAACCCATAAAACATGTCATTTTTCAACACTTCAAAGTTTCTTGAAAGAGGAAGCAAGCCTCACCATGGTAAGGCCCAGTAATGTTGGACTGATGAGAAGCACGGGTGCTGGAACTGTGCTGCCATAACTCCTTTCCCAGAAAGAATAGAACACATCTGACCAGCAGATTATCCAAAGCAGAAACCCAACAGCCTGAGgaacaacacagcagcttcagacTATTGTATAAAACTTCATTTATACCTCCAAATATTTCCAGTAATGAAAGAATTACTCACAGTTTTAGCTTTATTGAGATGAGTCATACAAATATAGCCACGGTTGTGGCTGCGGAGGGAGATGAGGTAGACGGGGGCACATATCCAGAGGTAGAGGCATGGCAGCCACACCAGGACAGTGTTCTGGAAACAGTTGGTGAGGTCAGGATTTTCAGTGTGCCATGTACGGTTCCAATCCTTGAGGAGGCAAGAAGAAAAAAGCAAGTGAATGTTGGTTAAAAATATTCTTTGTCATATTTATGTTTGACATTAAATCTATTAAACTGTGGATACTGAACTAAAGGAATATGTTTCAAATGTCAAATATTTTCaccagtaaataaataaagtgtacATTATACATCATGTGTTAGTTGAGTGTGCGATGACTTTTATTGATaggtggcattaaaaaaaatggtgacTAGCAGAGGAATCTGACTGAATTCTGCATTAATTTAATAACTATCAATACTGACAAccagatttttatttaaaatacattaatattatttgtttatGATTCATATTTGCGGCACTTTTCTGtattctaaaaacaaaaaaaaacataatggcGGTTCATTAGTCAGTGGACACCGGGGAATTATTGCAGGGTCTCcctaaaaaatgtcattttttataaataataaacaacgAATTCCCGTGTAATAGTATAATTACACTAAGCGGCGTTTAGTAGCTGACGTTCCGCCAGCAGGTCGTTCAGCAGCGCAGCTAATGTTGAGCCGTATCCACCGCCTCAGCAGGGAACTGTAACTTACCGGGCTAACTAACGTCTATTAGCATGTGCCGGTGTTAGCTAACAATACCTGCACGACTTTTAAAGATTAAAGGAAAGACATTCATGTcgcaaaaaaaaggaaactcaCCCAGAACGGATCGGAATTGTCCGGACTGCAGAACTTGTCCAACCCCATTCGCCGCGACACTACAAAAGTTCAAGTCCtcaatgtttgttttcagagcTCAGCTGTGGTTTTATAACGTTACAGTACAGGCGAAGCGGAaggttgtttttctctccttcttcttcttcttcttcttcttctatttctTAGTAGCAACCAGCTCATAgctgcattaccgccacctgctGGTCGGACAGTGGAAGCACAGCGaagaaaacagtaaaaacacccagtttatgttttatttctttgaaAGCTTAGTGCAGCAAAActatttttgctattttttcTGCTACACAacaattagtttgattgctgctagacaatcaaactaatcaaactaatcaaactcttgttcttcaccctcttttttcttctttttcttattcttccatatgttttttggcgcagcgtatcttcagcatacattgaccgattttagcaattcaactatcaaaatgttcatctcatagagaacattccgggtcaactcaatttaaaaaaaaatatatatagtttttcaaatattaagcaatttctgcatcatctgccaaatgtatctcctcctacaaattttaagatacagactccagtttagtcttaaaacgctcacgatatgctgctctatcaaacttgtctGTTCTATTCTTACTTTATCATTGATTTGTGTCTTATCTATTCTCCCAGTGATAGCTGGGATTATGCCCTATAGAGGTGATTAATCCACAGATATTCAAATACTTTCTCCCTGTTTatgtcagctgtgatgtgttgaCAGTGACACCTCATTTTCCTATGGGAttaataatcttaatctttacCTTAATTTGCATCTGTGTAAAATGCTAAAGACTAAAGTGTTTTCTAACTTTAGAAAAAAGAGCCCAGCCTGCAGGAAGTGTTGTTGTCCATTTTCTTTCATTGAATACAGTACTCGAGACACAGAGACCATTTAAAAATCAATCAGTGTAAATGTCATCTTTTTAATTTCACATAATTCATTAAGGCTTTAAATATATGTTCCTTGTCAGGTAACAACAGTAAACAATACAGCATTCACAAAGTATATAGACCTTTACTTTTGTTGTGCTGCAGCTTGTTGCTAAAATCGTTTTAAATTCTCTCATAAATATACAATCAATACCCAGCTAAAGGCCAAACTGTTAAATATCAGTTTCATCAGACCTGAACATACTTTTATCCAAACTTCCATCCAGGTACTCTGACATATTGCAGACCGTTGAAGTGCTGCAGTGATGGCTGTCCTTCTGGAAGCCGTTTCCAAACAGTTATTGGTCACCTTTCCTTCCAaggtcctcctcctgctcctcctcagtttGACCATATGTGTGTCATCACATAGATTAATCAGAGCACAATCCATTGTTTAAAATACTCTGAGCACATGTGGTTTGTAATAATGATTTTTGACATATTTGATTAATGATTTTGAATataacacagagaagaagatgCTTGGTGTAAGGAATGATGTTATAAtagagtttgttttttatcaAGCTGCTGACTAGTCTGTAAATCCATAAACAATAACCCGCATAATATACTCCAGATTATTGGCTGATATGTTCATGTCATTGTTTTACTCCATAAATATTAGATTTATTAATGACCAAGCTTTACATTTACACGTCATGTCAGATGGACTGAATAGTTACGGTAGCACCATGTGATATTTTTGCCGTTTTAAGTGTTAAAATCCTGAGTGTAGAGAAAATCTTTTTAGCATGAGGCTGCAACATAAAAAAGTGAAGGTGTCTAAATAGCCTCTGAATGCCCTGTAAATTAAGGTCTTCTCTTGACCAATGAGTGAGTAAACATGTAACGTTCTTaaggaaaaagacaaaaataaaaatgaacatcAGCAATGAAGTTGAAATATATTAGTTTGGCCACATGGTGGCGACATATTTTCGGGTTTAGTTGTCATCGTTGTCATCAAACACGTCAGCAACAGTCCTGTGaatgaagagaggaagaggttaCAGTCTGTAAATGTTCACCACCAGGGCCAGCCCAAGGCATATGCAAAATATGCGCccgcttagggcccccaagagcaccaaaagtccatgataaaatatatattttatattttaaaaaataacattgattaatataAACGAGATGGTATGGTAATGATAGTGGGTATGTTACACActcagtgcagcctataggatgatgaagcatctgatggtggtggtggtatgaaatttagcttagggccccataaaggcttgggccggccctgttCACCACtgctagagcaggattcagtGTAGTTAGAGACTTACTTGTAGATGGATCCAGTTACTTCATCGAGGAATCCTCCTGGAGAGGAAAGACAAAGTGAGACTGAGCtcaagagaaacaaacaaaactgacaCTATACATCCACTCACCTGGTTTGCAAAGAGTTTCGCAAGCAGGACACACATAGCAGAAACTGCACATCTGTAAACAAAGAAGGAACAAAACATACAATGTTACTGCAGGACGTACAggggtcaccatggtaaccaatgTCCCGATGTCTTTTCCTCACCTTGCAGTCATCACAGTGTTCGGATTCATCTCCTTCTTCACATGGACATTTATCACAGctgtcacagtgctgcaaaaaaacagacagacggGATATGATCAAGTGAAAAAGACATTATTTCATGACTAAATGAAATTTCttgaaatgtctttttaaaaCGTACCTCACAGAATTCACAATATGAGCACACAGAGCCCTTGTGGTAACCACCTTCATCATCGTCGTCATCGTCATCGtcgtcatcgtcatcgtcatcgtcatcgtcatcgtcatcgtcatcgtcatcgtcatcgtcgtcatcatcatcatcatcgtcgtcgtcgtcatcatcatcgtcgtcaCCGTCATCGTCGCCACCGTCATCGTCGTCGCCGtcatcatcgtcgtcgtcatcatcgtcgtcatcatcatcatcatcatcatcgtcatcatcgtcgtcatcatcgtcgtcgtcgtcatcatcgtcgtcatcgtcatcgtcatcgtcatcgtcatcgtcgtcgtcgtcatcatcatcatcatcatcatcatcgtcgtcatcatcatcgtcgtcatcatcatcgtcgtcatcatcatcgtcatcatcgtcatctGCATAAAATATTGTAAAgttgtcttttaaaatttgaatcccctaaaataaccaaaaatatatttttatattttgttatggacatttgtttatatgtttatatgtatGCATAAAAAACAGTTATTCATTTTAGAGTAACTGAACTGAAACAACCATAGTAAAATTGGATTGTggtaattattttattatattaaatcAGGGCTAGAATAATTCTTTATTCTCTTTCCTCTCATTGAATACTAAGGTGCTTCTTCTAAGGATTAAAGAGTAAAATTAATATTTAAAGTTATACTGACTCACCATATAAAAGCACAGTTTAAAGATACAGTGCAGAAacctttttttataaataagCTTATGTTATATTAAAGCAGAATTTTAAATATGGTGTCTGTGGAGATTTTATCATCCTGGCACACCGGCAGTGACAAGTCTGGGGTTCCAGTGGAAAAACCCAACATAACCCCTGGGATGTGGGTCAGTGCTCAGAAACTCTAACCCCCAACATCATTACAAAGTTTGTGCATTTACTcccactgccagaagggggagacaaaggttTTACAATGTTTTACATACTTGTATTTTTTATCAGTAACAAATACATGTTAGAAGAATTGTTTAGGATACTCACTCAGTCAGGTGTCAACCGTCTGCAGCTCTGGCCCTCATACAGGTAAATATGATGAAGACATTTGTACAGATGCAATTTTGCAGCTCTAACAAAAATCCTCTACCTTCAGTAACACATTTTTTCCGAtcatttgatttatttaatgAATGAAGAGATTGTTCACAGTCAACACAAAtcacagttttgtcaaacaatTAGAGAAAAAGCAGACAACCCTTTCATCTCTTGACAATTTGACAATTTTGAGTTTTAGCTCCTCTTTAGAAAGAGACGTTTCTCTCTTTTCCCAAACACTCTTTCCCTGAAGGTCGGAAAAATCATCTCTGTTGTAACATTTCACGACAAATGAGGTGTTACacgtctgttttgtttttacaaaggACTCAAATATTTGCATTAAGTTGTATCAAGTGTCCAATAAATATTGAGCAGTAACAGGGGCAAAATGCATGAAACTCAAAACAAAAATTATATAAGATCATGAATAGAAGCTACTGTAATCTGCATtaaaagatcttttttttaatctaatgaGTCAGAACATTTTAGAAAATGTAATGAGGTATGATTATTAGCAAAACATTGAAAATGATTCTATTATCTGTGTTTAGCAATTTTACAAGTGCAAACATCAGAGTTGAAAAATAAATTCAGTGCATTACTCGCCTCTTCGACAGTCAGCCATATAAATGCtccacagagaaagaaagagattgAGAGatatggagaaagagagaaacttCTCTTGGAAACATCTGTCGGTAATTAAGGCTTTTACATGAAGGAATTTAGGTAGTGGCCCTCCTGCACCTCCCCTCCTTGCGCTTtattctccctctgtctgtttctgcagcACCCCCATCCCCACTTAACCCACTCCCAATAtcactgtctctctttctttctctgtaggttcacataaagacacaaatgCAGGTCAATCTGATCCAAAACAAATGAGAAAGGAAGATCCTAGTGAAGGAACCATTCTGAAGGAACCATTCTTTCAAACGAAACACAAATCAAAAGATCTCAGACTAGTGACCCCCATGACTGATTTCCAAGTCAGGCTTGGCTTGTGTGAAATAGTTTTTTtgttcactctctctctcaaatCAATGCTTCTGCAGTCCCCAAGTTCATATCTAGTGTACTGTACGAAGGACTTCGGACAGTTGGACTTCAGATGGGCCAGTTCAATTTCCCCAGAGTGCTCATAACTCTAGTTAGGCAGGGAAAAGAACACAG of the Parambassis ranga chromosome 8, fParRan2.1, whole genome shotgun sequence genome contains:
- the abcc1 gene encoding multidrug resistance-associated protein 1 isoform X1; translation: MGLDKFCSPDNSDPFWDWNRTWHTENPDLTNCFQNTVLVWLPCLYLWICAPVYLISLRSHNRGYICMTHLNKAKTAVGFLLWIICWSDVFYSFWERSYGSTVPAPVLLISPTLLGLTMLLATLVIQYERMKGVQSSGVMLIYWLLALLCATVTFRTKILQALAEPSNVSVWRYTTFYIYYALLLVALFLSCLSDQPPLFSETVKDPNPCPEPGASFLSRITFWWITRMMVTGYKRPLEEKDLWSLNSEDCSQKVVPQLVRRWNAECQKVKRTEQKTLYSPKRAHHNDGKEDRAVEESEILIVKTPKKTKESSLFWALCLTFGPYFFISCLYKIIQDVLMFVGPEILRFLIHFVNDSSAPSWQGYFYTSLLFICTCVQSLILQRYFHVCFVSGMRLRTAIIGAVYRKALVISSAARRCSTVGEIVNLMSVDAQRFMDLITYINMIWSAPLQVVLALYFLWQNLGPSVLAGVAVMILMVPLNAVIAMKTKTYQVAQMKSKDNRIKLMNEMLNGIKVLKLYAWELAFKDKVSEIRESELKVLKKAAYLGAVSTFTWVCAPFLVALSTFSVYVLIDEHNVLDAQKAFVSLALFNILRFPLNMLPMVISSMVQASVSLKRLQVFLSHEELQEDSVDHTAPAGSPNSISIVEGVFSWSRAESPTLKRLNVCIPEGALVAVVGHVGSGKSSLLSALLGEMDKLEGTVAVKGSVAYVPQQAWIQNSTLKDNIIFGQERREAWYQRVVEACALQPDLEILPAGEETEIGEKGVNLSGGQKQRVSLARAVYCDRSIYLLDDPLSAVDAHVGKHIFDHVIGPQGLLKDKTRVLVTHGLSYLPQANLILVMLEGEITEVGSYQQLMATEGAFAEFVRTYAAEQTGNNDSMPKSGTKAMENGSVTTLAGSPGSHSVSKVSLTVKDNKELSKKAKNPEVGKLTEADKASTGRVKLSVFWAYMKAIGVLLSFISLFLFLAHHLLSMFSNYWLSLWTDDPVVNGTQPNRLMRLGVYGGLGLSQGVAVFCYSISVSIGGILASRYLHQSMLYQVLRSPMSFFERTPSGNLVNRFAKEMDTIDSLIPSIIKMFMGSMFNVLGSCVIILVATPLVAVIIPFLGLLYFFVQRFYVASSRQLKRLESVSRSPIYTHFNETLLGTSVIRAFGEQERFIHESDLRVDHNQKAYYPSIVANRWLAVRLEFVGNCIVSFAALFAVIARENLSPGIMGLSISYALQLTASLTWLVRMSSDVETNIVAVERVKEYCDTEKEAEWKHEPSGLPQGWPTTGCIEFRGFGLRYRDNLDLAIRNITITINGGEKVGIVGRTGAGKSSLTLGLFRIIEAAEGHILIDGLDIAKLGLHDLRSRVTIIPQDPVLFSGSLRMNLDPFDSYSDEEIWRALEFSHLKNFVSGLPDKLSHECSEGGENLSVGQRQLLCLARALLRKTKILVLDEATAAVDMETDNLIQSTIRSQFEDCTVITIAHRLNTIMDYTRVLVLDKGEMAEFDSPSNLIAQRGAFYKMAKDAGLV
- the LOC114440481 gene encoding protein PFC0760c, whose protein sequence is MASLRSLILGLLLALLCSFHTPLAPTAKAQDLPFRYEEGLMADDDDDDDDDDDDDDDDDDDDDDDDDDDDDDDDDDDDDDDDDDDDDDDDDDDDDDDDDDDDDDDDDDDDDDDDDDDDDDDDDDDDDDDDDDDDDDDDDDDDDDDDDDDDDDDDDDDDDDDDDDDDDDDDDDDDDDDDDDDDDDDDDDDDDDDDDHEDDDDDDDDDDDDDDDDDDDDDDDDDDDDDDDDDDDDDDDDDDDDDDDDDDDDDDDDDDDDDDDDDDDDDDDDDGDDDDGGDDDGDDDDDDDDDDDDDDDDDDDDDDDDDDDDDDDDDDDDDDDDDDEGGYHKGSVCSYCEFCEHCDSCDKCPCEEGDESEHCDDCKMCSFCYVCPACETLCKPGGFLDEVTGSIYKTVADVFDDNDDN
- the abcc1 gene encoding multidrug resistance-associated protein 1 isoform X2, encoding MGLDKFCSPDNSDPFWDWNRTWHTENPDLTNCFQNTVLVWLPCLYLWICAPVYLISLRSHNRGYICMTHLNKAKTAVGFLLWIICWSDVFYSFWERSYGSTVPAPVLLISPTLLGLTMLLATLVIQYERMKGVQSSGVMLIYWLLALLCATVTFRTKILQALAEPSNVSVWRYTTFYIYYALLLVALFLSCLSDQPPLFSETVKDPNPCPEPGASFLSRITFWWITRMMVTGYKRPLEEKDLWSLNSEDCSQKVVPQLVRRWNAECQKVKRTEQKTLYSPKRAHHNDGKEDRAVEESEILIVKTPKKTKESSLFWALCLTFGPYFFISCLYKIIQDVLMFVGPEILRFLIHFVNDSSAPSWQGYFYTSLLFICTCVQSLILQRYFHVCFVSGMRLRTAIIGAVYRKALVISSAARRCSTVGEIVNLMSVDAQRFMDLITYINMIWSAPLQVVLALYFLWQNLGPSVLAGVAVMILMVPLNAVIAMKTKTYQVAQMKSKDNRIKLMNEMLNGIKVLKLYAWELAFKDKVSEIRESELKVLKKAAYLGAVSTFTWVCAPFLVALSTFSVYVLIDEHNVLDAQKAFVSLALFNILRFPLNMLPMVISSMVQASVSLKRLQVFLSHEELQEDSVDHTAPAGSPNSISIVEGVFSWSRAESPTLKRLNVCIPEGALVAVVGHVGSGKSSLLSALLGEMDKLEGTVAVKGSVAYVPQQAWIQNSTLKDNIIFGQERREAWYQRVVEACALQPDLEILPAGEETEIGEKGVNLSGGQKQRVSLARAVYCDRSIYLLDDPLSAVDAHVGKHIFDHVIGPQGLLKDKTRVLVTHGLSYLPQANLILVMLEGEITEVGSYQQLMATEGAFAEFVRTYAAEQTGNNDSMPKSGTKAMENGSVTTLAGPGSHSVSKVSLTVKDNKELSKKAKNPEVGKLTEADKASTGRVKLSVFWAYMKAIGVLLSFISLFLFLAHHLLSMFSNYWLSLWTDDPVVNGTQPNRLMRLGVYGGLGLSQGVAVFCYSISVSIGGILASRYLHQSMLYQVLRSPMSFFERTPSGNLVNRFAKEMDTIDSLIPSIIKMFMGSMFNVLGSCVIILVATPLVAVIIPFLGLLYFFVQRFYVASSRQLKRLESVSRSPIYTHFNETLLGTSVIRAFGEQERFIHESDLRVDHNQKAYYPSIVANRWLAVRLEFVGNCIVSFAALFAVIARENLSPGIMGLSISYALQLTASLTWLVRMSSDVETNIVAVERVKEYCDTEKEAEWKHEPSGLPQGWPTTGCIEFRGFGLRYRDNLDLAIRNITITINGGEKVGIVGRTGAGKSSLTLGLFRIIEAAEGHILIDGLDIAKLGLHDLRSRVTIIPQDPVLFSGSLRMNLDPFDSYSDEEIWRALEFSHLKNFVSGLPDKLSHECSEGGENLSVGQRQLLCLARALLRKTKILVLDEATAAVDMETDNLIQSTIRSQFEDCTVITIAHRLNTIMDYTRVLVLDKGEMAEFDSPSNLIAQRGAFYKMAKDAGLV